A portion of the Acidisarcina polymorpha genome contains these proteins:
- a CDS encoding A1S_2505 family phage non-structural protein, with protein sequence MASEEYTQEHERPFDSAKDIFVFGTNDEGRHYAGAAKYAQEHCGAEPGIGVGPTGRAYAIPTMNGWNRLKDEVQHFIEYADQHPEQSFFVTRVGCGLAGYQDNGVAPLFLHAPANCLLPLGWRDLAMLREGLPPSPKVY encoded by the coding sequence ATGGCGAGTGAAGAGTACACCCAGGAACACGAGCGACCCTTTGATTCGGCGAAGGACATTTTTGTTTTCGGCACCAATGACGAGGGGCGCCACTATGCAGGAGCCGCCAAGTATGCGCAGGAACACTGCGGCGCCGAGCCAGGGATCGGTGTCGGGCCGACAGGCCGCGCTTATGCGATCCCTACCATGAATGGCTGGAACCGGCTCAAGGATGAGGTGCAGCACTTCATCGAATACGCGGACCAACATCCTGAACAGTCTTTCTTCGTGACTCGGGTAGGTTGCGGGCTGGCCGGCTACCAGGACAATGGTGTCGCGCCTCTTTTCCTTCACGCCCCAGCCAATTGCCTGTTGCCGCTGGGATGGCGCGACCTTGCAATGTTGCGCGAGGGCTTGCCGCCGTCTCCTAAGGTTTACTGA